The Vigna unguiculata cultivar IT97K-499-35 chromosome 6, ASM411807v1, whole genome shotgun sequence genome contains a region encoding:
- the LOC114188232 gene encoding phospho-2-dehydro-3-deoxyheptonate aldolase 2, chloroplastic-like: MALASSSASLITIKVKVKPCIFGPPRRSVVVRNCAKPTASPIATSWKIDSWRTKKALQLPEYPDANELDQVLQTLSSFPPIVFAGEARNLEEKLGQAAMGNAFLLQGGDCAESFKEFNANNIRDTFRVLLQMGVVLMFGGQMPVIKVGRMAGQFAKPRSDPFEEKNGVKLPSYRGDNVNGDAFDVASRIPDPQRMVRAYTQSVATLNLLRAFATGGYAAMQRVNQWNLDFMEHSEQGDRYRELARRVDEALGFMNVAGLTSEHPIISTTDFWTSHECLLLPYEQSLTREDSTTGLHYDCSAHMLWVGERTRQLDGAHVEFLRGVANPLGIKVSDKMVPDELVKLIDILNPKNKPGRVTVIVRMGAENMRVKLPHLIRAVRRAGQIVTWVSDPMHGNTIKAPSGLKTRSFDAIRAELRAFFDVHDQEGSYPGGVHLEMTGQNVTECVGGSRTITYDDLSSRYHTHCDPRLNASQSLELAFNIAERLRKRRLNSAQSLGL, translated from the exons ATGGCTCTGGCCTCATCTTCAGCATCCCTTATCACAATCAAGGTCAAGGTCAAACCTTGCATTTTCGGGCCTCCGAGGAGATCCGTCGTTGTTCGGAATTGTGCCAAGCCAACGGCGTCGCCGATAGCGACGAGCTGGAAAATCGATAGTTGGAGGACGAAGAAGGCGCTTCAGCTTCCGGAGTACCCTGATGCCAATGAATTGGATCAAGTTCTCCAAACCCTTTCTTCTTTTCCCCCTATTGTGTTCGCCGGCGAGGCCAGGAATCTGGAGGAGAAACTGGGTCAGGCTGCGATGGGAAACGCTTTTCTCCTTCAGGGCGGGGATTGCGCTGAGAGCTTCAAGGAATTCAATGCCAACAACATCCGTGACACCTTCCGTGTCCTCCTTCAAATGGGTGTCGTCCTCATGTTCGGTGGCCAAATGCCTGTTATCAAG GTGGGGAGAATGGCCGGTCAATTTGCAAAGCCAAGATCAGATCCATTTGAGGAGAAGAATGGAGTGAAGCTTCCTAGTTACAGAGGTGACAATGTGAATGGCGATGCATTCGATGTGGCATCCAGAATCCCTGATCCCCAGAGGATGGTTAGAGCTTACACCCAATCTGTGGCTACTCTGAACCTCTTGAGGGCGTTTGCCACAGGAGGTTATGCTGCCATGCAAAGGGTTAACCAATGGAATCTTGATTTCATGGAGCACAGTGAACAGGGAGACAG GTACCGTGAATTGGCTCGTAGGGTAGATGAGGCCCTTGGGTTCATGAATGTTGCTGGGCTCACATCCGAGCACCCAATCATAAGTACAACAGACTTTTGGACCTCACATGAGTGTTTGCTTCTCCCTTATGAACAATCACTTACTAGGGAAGACTCCACTACGGGGCTTCATTATGATTGTTCAGCTCACATGCTGTGGGTTGGGGAGCGTACCCGCCAACTTGATGGTGCTCATGTTGAGTTCTTGAGAGGAGTTGCTAATCCACTTGGCATAAAG GTGAGTGATAAGATGGTGCCAGACGAACTTGTGAAGCTGATAGACATTCTCAACCCTAAAAACAAGCCTGGCAGAGTTACAGTAATTGTTAGAATGGGAGCTGAGAATATGCGAGTGAAGCTTCCTCATCTTATCAGGGCAGTTCGCAGAGCAGGACAAATTGTCACTTGGGTTAGCGACCCCATGCATGGGAACACCATTAAAGCTCCATCTGGTTTAAAAACCCGCTCTTTTGATGCAATAAGA GCTGAGTTGAGGGCATTCTTTGATGTGCATGACCAAGAAGGAAGCTACCCAGGAGGAGTTCATTTAGAGATGACAGGACAGAACGTGACAGAATGCGTTGGAGGCTCAAGGACTATTACTTATGATGATTTGAGCTCTCGCTACCACACTCACTGTGATCCAAGGCTTAATGCTTCTCAGTCTCTCGAGCTTGCATTCAATATTGCAGAAAGGTTGCGTAAAAGAAGGCTCAATTCAGCTCAATCTCTTGGACTTTAG
- the LOC114187612 gene encoding protein EXORDIUM-like 2 translates to MDSKYLLAMLLCCVLLQLKPSLGAQQKLELKYHNGVLLKGRYTVDILWYGSFTPIQRSIIVDFINSLSFPSGAQSPTVASWWQTTEKYKGGGTTTLAVGKQIMEPYSLGKHLSEKQLYDLASRIKDLSAISLVLTAKDVAVDGFCSGRCGTHKSISGMTPYVWVGNSETQCPGQCAWPFHKPISGPQTPPLVAPNGDVGVDGMIINIATLLAGTVTNPFNGGYYQGPSTAPLEAVSACTGIFGSGAYPGYPGKTLVDRATGASYNAQGSHGRKFFLPAMWDPQTFQCKTLV, encoded by the coding sequence ATGGATTCCAAATATTTGTTAGCCatgttgttgtgttgtgttcTGCTACAGCTGAAGCCCAGCTTGGGGGCGCAGCAGAAGCTCGAGCTCAAATACCACAACGGCGTTCTCCTCAAGGGACGTTACACCGTTGATATATTATGGTACGGGAGCTTCACCCCGATCCAACGCTCCATAATTGTCGACTTCATCAACTCCTTGAGCTTCCCCTCCGGGGCCCAATCACCCACCGTGGCGTCGTGGTGGCAGACGACGGAGAAGTACAAGGGCGGCGGCACCACGACGCTGGCCGTGGGAAAGCAAATAATGGAACCATACTCTCTCGGGAAGCACCTCAGCGAGAAACAACTATACGACCTGGCATCACgcatcaaggacctctctgcaataAGCCTTGTTCTCACCGCAAAAGACGTGGCGGTGGACGGCTTCTGCAGTGGCCGCTGTGGAACCCACAAATCCATCAGCGGGATGACCCCCTACGTGTGGGTCGGCAATTCCGAGACCCAGTGTCCGGGCCAATGCGCCTGGCCCTTCCACAAGCCCATTTCCGGCCCACAGACGCCGCCGTTAGTTGCACCTAACGGTGACGTGGGCGTGGACGGCATGATCATAAACATTGCAACTCTGTTGGCCGGAACCGTGACTAACCCCTTCAACGGTGGGTATTATCAGGGTCCGTCGACGGCGCCGTTGGAGGCCGTTTCGGCTTGCACGGGGATTTTCGGGAGCGGGGCGTATCCGGGTTACCCGGGGAAGACTCTGGTGGACCGGGCGACGGGAGCGAGCTATAATGCGCAGGGCAGTCACGGGAGGAAGTTCTTCTTGCCGGCGATGTGGGACCCACAGACCTTCCAATGCAAGACGTTGGTCTGA